The following proteins are co-located in the Dromiciops gliroides isolate mDroGli1 chromosome 2, mDroGli1.pri, whole genome shotgun sequence genome:
- the STMN4 gene encoding stathmin-4, whose translation MTLAAYKEKMKELPLVSLFCSCFLADPLNKSSYKYDADTVALNWCVISDMEVIELNKCTSGQSFEVILKPPSFDGVPEFNASLPRRRDPSLEEIQKKLEAAEERRKYQEAELLKHLAEKREHEREVIQKAIEENNNFIKMAKEKLTQKMESNKENREAHLAAMLERLQEKDKHAEEVRKNKELKEEASR comes from the exons ATGACTCTTGCAG CTTATAAAGAGAAGATGAAAGAGCTCCCCCTAGTGTCCCTCTTCTGTTCCTGCTTCCTGGCTGACCCTCTGAATAAATCTTCATATAAATATGATG CAGACACCGTGGCTCTGAATTGGTGTGTCATTTCTGACATGGAAGTCATAGAACTGAATAAGTGTACCTCGGGCCAGTCCTTTGAGGTCATCCTGAAGCCACCCTCCTTTGatggagtgcctgagttcaatgCCTCACTGCCCCGGAGGAGAGACCCATCCTTGGAGGAGATCCAGAAGAAGTTAGAAGCTGCAGAAGAGAGGCGAAAG TACCAAGAAGCTGAGCTCCTGAAGCACTTAGCTGAGAAGCGAGAGCATGAGCGGGAGGTGATTCAGAAAGCCATTGAGGAAAATAACAACTTCATCAAGATGGCAAAGGAGAAGCTGACCCAGAAAATGGAATCCAATAAGGAGAACCGGGAAGCCCATCTTGCTGCCATGTTGGAACGTCTGCAAGAGAAG GACAAACATGCCGAAGAGGTTCGGAAAAACAAGGAGCTGAAGGAAGAGGCCTCCAGGTAA